The Silene latifolia isolate original U9 population chromosome Y, ASM4854445v1, whole genome shotgun sequence sequence aaaacgagcagggattgttttaagatctctgctcttctctctttctagttttcaaaacatcttttaaatcgaattttcaccgtgaaacgagagataaattgcagtttgaaagttgctgtccagatttacaaaaaacgtgttgttgctttgttccttcgtcgacgacggcctctcgagataaaatctaccatcgattacgacccaagacggtgtaaacgagacatgtaggttgagggtgcatcaaatcctcctcttctcccttttatttcgttctttttatgtttgttttttattgtttcgttttacattgtttatcgttttgtttatcgtttgacatcgttaactatgaaactagtttagtccgagtatgagttaaagtaccaccatgaacacctgcgttgacttgagatgggaaagaaatccgccacatcagtcggtcgtatcccccgtctcatttacatatcctcgtgttcaaggtagggcattaataaaacgaattctaacttcgttcctcgcttttgacccctcgtttgtttcgttcaattcgacctaccctaggaccgtTCGCAtattagttcgacctctgattgttaacatatgacttaattAGACGGTATTAAATCaacttaataacctaattagacatgttagggtgcttcgacacaagcattaaaatcgaccaacaattctataacctaattgaatgcatctctcttttcacctaatttctcgctagtataagagtgcgtgattagaaccttcttattaacactcgatgagttaaattaattagcgaaattgacctaattcgaccctttatgCCGTGTAGTGCACCCGGTTTTAAGCAAAGCTTTCTGACCTcgtttatcatcgttttctaatatacatcccgcatcgcttcgcaaatctatctaactaatgaatctaacctaggaactagggtggacatggctttaggccgtgagggtggccgtgcctcttcttgtttcatttgttttatatcatttgttctttgtcgttttgtagcttgtaagttatagtttgttcatcgagttgtaattttcaagtcttgtttggttagatggttgtgccccaatgcatgtaagagcgtagtaaatcgcatgttgtttaaagcaacatggcccgatttatgctaatgcatgctttggtgcgtagccccaTGTCTAATttgataagattaagtgaaagcacgcattacgaggagtgacccaaggccgtgagtcatgtaagccgtgggccacccccttgtgcacgtttccctaggccgagttggccgtgtagtgtgtcgtgtgtggttttgtgtatagcgttgtattttagatcgagttgtatctttaatttctcgttgtgtcggcatgaaatgcctaggttgtaatagggtagatcccaacggctcccccattcccatcaagccttgtttgtttcgtttatattttgttagatcaatcaacccacatgctaaatttcAACTTTGACAAAggtagtttagttgcatctaaatcgacatagaaacttcacatgttagggttttaaaaacgatgtttgcatatcatatatcgtagtagctatgaccttgtttgaaatccgacacttgacttagtagaggccgttatcgacgggcggggttaggtgtccttatgggcttcctaacacgtaccctcaccccttactcaagatctatggtttgtggatccgtctaaataccattggattacgagagtcattcaaatcgagtgatatagggtacaagtctttatctttaatcactcgtagtcgattggctttatgcttttcgatgaaaggtgtaaagttgacttgaacggttccaagttcccaaaaaacttggtggcgactctaatttgtcttaattcgattcgaaagaacctcgagtggattatgcctagtgtggatcccgcggacgcagaacccgcgggcgttgtccacagaaTCAAATGGGATTTCTTGGAAGCGGTTCTGCTGAAATTCGGGTTCCCGGAAAATATGGTGACCTTAATTATGAATTGTGTTTCAACGGTAAGCTATGAAGTGCTCATTAATGGATCACCAATGCCCCAGTCCAAGCCACGTTGTGGTCTACGCCAGGGTGACCCACTTTCCCCATTTCTGTTCATCTTGTGTATGGAAGTGCTGGCGGCGAATGTGGAAAATGCTACTGATATGGGTAAGATTAGGGGCATTCAGCTTTGCAGGGGTGTTAAACCTCTTTCACATCTGTTTTTTGCAGATGACTCGATTTTCTTCTTTCATGATAAGGAtaatgctgccagtcatctaaaAAGCATCATGGATAAGTACTGTGAGGCTTCAGGGCAGGTTTTGAACTCGGATAAATCAGGCATTCTGTTCAGCCCTAGTACAACTTTAGCCAAGGCTAAGAGGACTATGGAAATTTTCGGTGTAAGAAAGGGTACGGGTATTGAAAATTATTTGGGTATACCGGCTGAATTTCAGGACTCGAAGCAAGGTATTTTTAAGTCGCTTATTGAGTATGTTACAAGGCGTATTTCATCTTGGAATGGCATTTTTTTTTCTACAGCTGGGCGACTGACTCTCATTTCCTCAGTCTTATCAAATCTCTcaaattactttctatcggtgtttcgaataccggtaagtgtggcaaGGAAAATTAATTCCATTTTGTCACATTTTTGATGGGCTGGGTGTAAATTGGGTAAGAAGGTCCATTGGTGTAGTAAGAACTTTATGAGTATGCCTAAGTGTAAAGGAGGCTTAGGGATTAGAAATGTGGAGTGCTTAAATAAGGCTCTTTTGGCAAAGCATGGATGGAGACTTATCTCAGGAGACAAGTCATATTTTGGTAAGATCTTCCGTAAGAAAATTTTCGGAAAAGATGAGGTAAAGGAAGGAGCTTATCCATTATCCAGGAATAATGGGTCTTGGGGGGTGCGTAGTATCAAGTATGGGTTGGAACTTATTATGGATAAGATAGGGTGGAAACCAGGAGTCGAGTCGAATCTTAACATTTGGAATGAAAATTGGGTTAATGGGCATAGACCTGAACCACGGGATTGTATCCTGGAACCTCGGTTCTTTCATTTGGGGGACCTACGGGTAAAGGATTTACTTTCCCCGGGTGGAAACTGGAACGCTCATCTGGTTAATTTCTTGTTTAATGAGGACTGGGCAAGGCAAATCCTAGCAACTCCTTTTTGTCGCTCCAGGATAAAGGATGAGGTTTTTTTGGCCGCTCACTGATGATGGGTCATATACTGTTAAAAGTGGGTATGGTATCGTTTTTTAGGAGTATATGGAAGATAAAGGAACCTGGAAAGACAGGTCAAGGATAAATGAGAAAGGAAAAGACTTCTGTAAGTCGAAACTCTGGAAGCTCCCGGGCCCATCCATGTGGAAGATCCTGCTATGGAGGATCATCACCAACACGCTTCCAATAGGTAAGGAGTTTGAAAGACGGAAGATTGGGGAGACTTTTAGGTGTGGTCTGTGTGCTGGTAGTGAGGATTACCTGGAGACGTCGGAACATCTCTTCAGGGATTGTCATATCTCCGCTAGGATATGGGCAGGATCAGAGCTGGGTATTAGAGTAGAGAGTGCTTTGGGGCTGAACATTGGCGATTGGATTATAAATTGGGTTCGTTTCTTGTCAAACCTTGAGGAGGGGGAGGAAAGGGTTCTCAATTTCATGGCTACACTTTGGCAAATCTGGCTGTTAAGAAATAATGTTATGTTTAATGGGGTGAAGGTTGATCCCTTGACCCTCTTTAGAACCCTTGCTTTGAGTGTTCAGGATTGCCTGAAAGGACTAAATCTTGAGGAGGAAAGATGGGAAAAGATGCAGAACAACCAGGTGTTGGGGTCTATGCCTAGGAGGAAGGACGCTAAGGAGCTACAGGCAGGACGCCCGTTCTTCGTGATTGGGAAGCAGGGCCAGTGTAGGGGTACCAGAGTAAAGGTTGATGCAAGCTGGGAAAGAAATCTCGAAGCAGCTTGTGGTTGGGTGGCTTATGATAGATAGGGGGTGGAGATCCATAGAGGAAAAAGGAAGTGGAAAGCGGAGTCCGCGCTACAGGTGGAAGCTCTAGGATTATGGGAGGTCTGTGCTTGGGCGAGAGATAGGGGCGAGCTTCACCTGGAGGTTACAACGGACTGCTTAAGGCTGGTAAATCAGATTGCAGGTCTTGAGAAGGAAAGCCATAGTGTCAGAGGAATACTCGGAGATCTTAAAAGTATCTAGGTTTACTTTTATTGTGTGAGTTTTAGTTTTATACCTAGGCATCTTAATAACATTGCGCATGGTCTGGCTCGCCAGGCCATGAAAATGTAGACTTTCTTTTactgttgccaaaaaaaaaaaaaatactctaaACATGAATCAAATTTTAtttttacataaaaaataaataaaaaattatatcaATATTCATAACTTTTCATTTTCTACAAATAGTGACCGTATTTGATATACATTGAAACTCATTTTAATTTCAGTAAGTCGCCCTTGTGACGAATAGTGACGGATATATTCGTCACAAAATTATGACGGGTTAAATATCACTCACAtggatagataagacaaaaatcaAAGTGCCTAAAGAGTAAAAAATGATCAGTCTTTATCTACCCATGTAGGTATTGTTTGATCCGTTACAGAAACtgaccgtcacaaatgagaatttgtgttttaatgttacttattttgtatactattaCAGTATTAccatttaaaacaaaataaaatattttaaaaaattatgtgatgttagtaggTTAAGGAAGGGCAGCAGGAATAACGgataataaaacaacaaaattagGAACTAGATCTTCTAAGTAGGttcaaaaatatatattaatattataatGCAGGAATTAGgtctaagaccatccccaagcaatggtcacgctaactaggtcacgacccgattttactcttaattccACCTTATTAACTTTGACCTATTTttaccctcccaagcagaaggtcgcgacctaggtcatcaacccaatcattttccacttCACAACATTCCCAATCATACCCCACTATCATAttatatactttttttttatgatttttttattGTTCCACCAATCAAATTTGGACACATAGGAGGTCACATAagtggtcaatttgtgaccaaagTGACCAAgtttggtcacaaattgacctttggTCACAAACTAACATCTTTGATCACCAATTAAGTACCTTAATTACCCCATTAATCATGACcaagcaattgaccttgcttgagGATGGTCTAAGTAAGATTATAAGAACAACGGATAAGCCAAGACAAGGCAAAGGGGCAGGACTGCAGGAGGAATCCTACCTGTTATGATGGGCCAACAACCTTCTTGTCGGCCATACATTGTAATAAAAACTTAAATGTACCGTTCTGGTTTTCTAGTGTGTGTTTTtagagtccatttttgaaataattgtgggaaataatctgtatacttccctttaacatgaaggattataacgatttaacaaagatgatctaaggtcataaaataaaatacataaacaaaagtaaaaggatttagaattaacctcaggtcctagcaaaattggcctaagaacaatatcaaaattgatattcgcctattagttgcacccaagacaatctgagatatgccctttgattatgctagaaatcaatctaaaattttctgtaaaattttattgtctttgtgttcttgtgatgagaaagaggaggcaaggtcaagaaaaagcattagggtagaaataattctctccctttcttttatatagaccgaattaccaaattaattaggaaagatattactctcctaattttcggccaatgttgaccgaaataaggaataaaatttccttattttggtctttccaaaaatatatgatatgttgaattgtcatctagtgaggatcgaacccataacctcttggtttgtgtaccctcactattaccactattacacattcatcttgttgatattaaatacaactgattatatttaattacgaattaacagattaattcgtccaagctaacattatatacatttaattaaatataacttattatatttaatttacgaattgacagttaattcgtctcaacttaatattatttaattttcattaaataattatctcatcaacacattgactaactttttagtcattttgggcatcaatgtaattatatttctataaccacatttctcaaaaacatcctataagtgtgacctttagggaccagttgatcaccgccatctgtatgataataacgtcaaactttctagcaagccaaccgttattaggtaaacgttaatcaactgattaaatatacgaattATACCCTTGtaaacctgtaagagatttacaaatgttatctcactaatttgtggaggacacaagctccaacaaactcccacttgtcctcacaagtgtatgtgcgataaccgattctcatatcctttaaaatttctcccactcaatgtaaaacaatttggaaatccgaattcacaaaggtcgtattttacaagcgatcagtatcaagagtggttttcccgactagataGTAACTTAACTGATTagcgaatcaacattcgagcatggccatgcatttcagttacaactcctcgagtggccctgagaaataattatacctgataagggatggatattttcctcaactcgaatcctgcagacataagcacagtatgaaatgacctagaaaaaatctacttagccctagttacggtagaccgtgagaaagaaaccaaagtcacccaaagactgccttaatctcaagagacagttgatagtcaaaagaatcgactctaggtacacaatggatgtcctatccacgacctggcaccgaatgttattaaacatttaggactccattacgttgtcacaaatagaaattgtcctacgaggtatcgtcataatctcgtatctgtgatcgattagtcaacaatttaacttatggctcgttgaacccaccatcaatcgactgcacaatataatagccggagttatcagctcacattggcgattacggaccacaacaaatataatgtaattcagttcactttgtggcgttcaatgttgtcagtacaatccacatgaaaaacaaaatattatatatataaaacgatgaagttataaataatatatgaaaaagataatgtatcaaatccataatcaagtactacaactctggaacatgtttaattcccatggatttaacatgccctacatgcttatcataattcaacggtttggtgagaggatccgcgatgttatcatccgtcgcaatcttgtcaatcactatctcttcttgctccacgtaatcacggatcaggtgagccttccgaagtacatgtctagatttgttgctagactttggctccttagcctggaagatggcacctctattgtaacaatagatggtgatcgggtcattcgaactaggaactaccgaaagcccttgtaagaattgacgcatccatatcgcttcctttgctgcctccgaagcggcatagtactcggattcagtagtagaatcgactacaacactctgtttggaactcttccggtgaccgcaaagcaccattaagagtgaagacgaacccggactgagattttgaatcatctcgatccgtttggaagctagcatctgcgtaaccggttgcgcatagcttagtatcgcctccataagtcaatacccaatccttagtcctgcgtaggtacttgaggatatttttgactgctatccagtgtgtttcacctggagtcttttggtacggactcgtcatactcaatgcatatgccacgtctggacgtgtgcatatcatggcatacatgatcgatcctattgcagaagcataaggaacacgactcatgcgctcaataccttcaggcgtcgtgggtgatcgagacttgctcaatcgcatcccggtcgtcataggaaggttccccttcttggagttggtcatgttgaacctctcaagaaccttatctagataagactccagactaagtgataacgtccgtcgtgatctatctcggtagatctGATTCCCAAAAACGCtgtgtgcctcacccagatctttcatctggaaatggtttttcaaccattctttaatcgaagataggagaggaatgtcattcccaatcaagagtatgtcatcgacatataatattaagaacacaatcttgctcccactcgacttgatatataagcatggttcttcgaccgatcgagtgaaaccatactcttttatcacttggtcgaaacgatgattccaactccgagaagcttgcttaagtccataaatggaacgcttaagcttgcataccttcttaggatgtttaggatatatgaaaccttcgggttgcaccatgtacaactcttcctccaaataaccgtttaagaaggcggttttcacatccatttgccaaatctcataatcatgaaatgcggcaatcgctaagattatccgaatggaacgtagcatgactacaggtgcaaaaatctcatcataatgcaatccttgcacttgagtgaaaccttttgccacaagtcgtgccttatagatatctggttgcgcatctacagaacgctttattttgtaaagccatttgcactgtagaggttttaccttattaggtaaatcaactagatcccatacgttattctcatacatggagtccatctcggattgcatggcttcgagccatagctttgagtcggaacaagccatagcacctttataggttgcgggttcattactttctagaagtaaaacgtcattctcctcgaccataccaatgtatctgtccggaggatgagagtctctacccgacctcctaggttcctcaggaatattaaccgtatcatcagttggaggtacagcttcctccatctgttcctcgtttgttggttctggaatctccgacagctcgaaggttctattactcgacttgttctcgagaaattctttctctaagaacgtcgcactagccgcaacaaaaactcgatgttcggttggcgaatagaagtaatgaccaaatgttccttttggataacctataaagtatgtcttgaccgatcgcgggccgagcttatcctcgtgtctccacttgacataagcctcgcagccccaaacacgaataaaggacaagttaggtattgttccttccacatttcatatggagtcttgtcgatgactttagacggacttcggttaagtataagaccagctgacaaaagagcataaccccataatgaatcaggcactatggtgtgactcatcatggatcgaaccatatcaagtaaggttcgatttctccgttcggacacaccatttaattgaggtgttccggtggagttaatcagAGCGATTCCACGAGTCTTTCAAAgcgttgatcaaactcatttgaaagatattcgccaccccgatctgaacggagtgctttaatctttctacccagttggttctgtaccctattctggtattccttgaatttctcaaaggactcacttttatgcttcattaagtagacatatccgtatctactcaaatcgtccgtgaaagtgataaaatatctatagccatctctagcggtaattgacataggtccacatacgtccgtatgtatgagtcctaataggtcactaacgcgcattccaacacctttgaaggaaattcgagtcatcttgccaatgagacatgattcacacgtgccatatgcagaaaatccgaatgagggaatagtcccattatcgacgagtttctttacgcgtttctcatttatgtgtcccattcgacaatgccatagataggtttgatctttgtcacaaacctttaatttcttattattcatgtgtaatacttccgtggtttgatctaagatataaattccattcatggaaggcgcttttgccataaatcatttcattaaaagagaaaatacaactattatcctttattgaaaatgtaaaaccgtctttagcaagtacggaaacagaaataatattcttagataaactgggtacatagtaacagttatttaaagataactcaaaaccactacggagttggattacatatgttcccttcgaggcagcagtaACTCGttctccattcccgactcgcaggtccacatcacctttttcgagaggtatgatgttctttaggccctgcaaatgattacacagatgagaaccacaaccagtatctagtacccaagttccgaaacttgcatggttaatctcaatcatatgaatataagatgacataccaacaggaacgacgcggactgccttgatgtcctcacggtagacgggacagttcctcctccaatgtccagtcttgtgacaatggtggcactctatgtcaccgcccttgctctttgtcttgccctgtgagccactagtctcaccaggcgcactcttaccatttcctggcttcttaaactttggcttacctacagctaggtcgccataagccttgcccttacctttactcttgttggaaatcgtgagaacatcctgcttcatgctcccactcaatttcatatccttctcggtctgtacgagaagagagtgtagctcatgatgactctttttcaagtcattcatgtaatagttcgccctgaaaagggcaaaaccatcgtgaagagaatgaagcattcggtcaatgacaatgctctcactgattttacaattcagtgcctccagcttctcgacattttcaattatgtgaagaatgtgtgggctaaccggttggcccttctagagtttcgcatcaaagaagcgacaggtatgctcatacataacgattctcggtgcctttgagaactcgttagtgagtgtggtgaaaatcttgtttgcaccttgggcaatgaagcgtctctgcaaattggtttccattgcaaagatgagtacgttctttatcgcacccgcttccataacgaaatcactataagcgagtgactcgttggctcccgcatttgggcctgggttgaccggtattggctcgattaaataccgagcttaccgtcaagcaatggcggcattccgtagtgccgcctcccaatcgcaaaattggacccatcattctt is a genomic window containing:
- the LOC141631015 gene encoding uncharacterized protein LOC141631015: MWKIRNELMDIPFKGPRFTWCNNRKGDERVYERIDKALGSRDWLSFFPDSGIKHYPIQISDHAPIEVNLQLRDVGSPNFQVARKLTRVRSTVKKWAIDKQDEWMGKWDDFDKRLEEGMNIAIAGEGDEMYTRVNDEVKDFAKAVSIFWRQRAKVKWMADGDTCTRFFFNWVKGRAGRNYIHGIKGTNGVWIYDPDMIGNEFQCTFKRLYKEGTNLGESCDVHDYDDILQHVKKAVPQDKIDFLKKPFTAKEVRCAVFQMGGMKSPGPDGIPACFFQKCWFFIKKDFTAAVLSTLNSGRTLRELNRTFFALIPKLENPEVVFDYRPVSLCNVFMRIVSKCITNRISKVMSSLVSDFQNAFLPGRLISDNILLAHEAIHYITSNKKGKHDDSIFFFHDKDNAASHLKSIMDKYCEASGQVLNSDKSGILFSPSTTLAKAKRTMEIFGVRKGTGIENYLGIPAEFQDSKQGGLGIRNVECLNKALLAKHGWRLISGDKSYFGKIFRKKIFGKDEVKEGAYPLSRNNGSWGVRSIKYGLELIMDKIGWKPGVESNLNIWNENWVNGHRPEPRDCILEPRFFHLGDLRVKDLLSPGGNWNAHLVNFLFNEDWARQILATPFCRSRIKDEEYMEDKGTWKDRSRINEKGKDFCKSKLWKLPGPSMWKILLWRIITNTLPIGKEFERRKIGETFRCGLCAGSEDYLETSEHLFRDCHISARIWAGSELGIRVESALGLNIGDWIINWVRFLSNLEEGEERVLNFMATLWQIWLLRNNVMFNGVKVDPLTLFRTLALSVQDCLKGLNLEEERWEKMQNNQVLGSMPRRKDAKELQAGRPFFVIGKQGQCRGTRVKVDASWERNLEAACGWVAYDR